A stretch of Roseofilum reptotaenium CS-1145 DNA encodes these proteins:
- the rnpA gene encoding ribonuclease P protein component: MLPKANRLKNRRHFVGVYRQGSRHESAHLTLRALGPKLSRSQNAHRPSHPTQIGIAIGKKVDKRAVYRNRIKRQMRAKLRQLLPKIQRGWRLVFIVRPSVQSCNWDEFLQELEQLLAQAEVLNGN; encoded by the coding sequence ATGCTCCCCAAAGCTAACCGACTGAAAAATAGACGACATTTTGTCGGAGTCTATCGTCAAGGAAGCCGACATGAGAGTGCCCACTTGACCCTAAGAGCTTTAGGGCCAAAACTTTCTCGTTCGCAAAATGCCCATCGTCCAAGCCACCCTACCCAAATTGGCATTGCGATTGGCAAAAAAGTTGATAAACGAGCCGTTTATCGTAATCGGATAAAACGGCAAATGCGGGCCAAACTCCGCCAACTGCTCCCCAAAATTCAGAGGGGGTGGAGATTGGTGTTTATTGTGCGCCCAAGTGTTCAATCCTGCAATTGGGACGAATTTCTGCAAGAATTAGAGCAGTTATTGGCACAGGCAGAGGTACTGAATGGGAATTAA
- a CDS encoding NAD(P) transhydrogenase subunit alpha, which produces MTESLIGALFVFVLASFAGFEVINKVPPTLHTPLMSGANAISGIALIGALIVAGDRTLSISVILGLIAVVCATINVVGGFLVTDRMLQMFKKKEA; this is translated from the coding sequence ATGACAGAATCATTAATCGGCGCTTTATTTGTCTTTGTGCTTGCCAGTTTTGCTGGCTTTGAAGTAATTAACAAAGTTCCGCCTACGCTGCACACCCCTTTGATGTCTGGGGCGAATGCCATTTCTGGAATTGCCTTAATTGGGGCCTTAATTGTGGCCGGCGATCGCACCCTCAGCATTAGCGTAATCCTCGGTCTAATTGCCGTTGTCTGCGCCACAATCAACGTGGTGGGCGGTTTTTTGGTCACCGATCGCATGTTGCAAATGTTCAAGAAGAAAGAAGCCTGA
- a CDS encoding peroxiredoxin-like family protein produces the protein MTLANDLQAFQQQFRSNVPQETQNVMQQATTDLGDSGILKQTLKVGDTIPDFTLPNATGQPVSIKELLTKGPVAIAFYRGGWCPYCNLELQALQNALASIEETGATLVAISPETPDNSLTTQEKNELAFPVLSDVDNQVARQFGLVFKLPASLLPIYQSFGIDVAAHNGNDHFELPIPATYVIQPNGEIVYAFTDVDYTKRAEPSVIVDALKGL, from the coding sequence ATGACGCTCGCAAACGACTTACAAGCTTTCCAACAACAATTTCGCAGTAATGTTCCCCAAGAAACACAGAATGTAATGCAGCAGGCTACCACGGACTTAGGGGACTCCGGGATTCTGAAGCAAACGCTCAAGGTGGGCGATACCATTCCAGACTTCACTTTGCCAAACGCTACAGGGCAACCTGTGAGTATTAAAGAACTTTTGACGAAAGGCCCTGTAGCGATCGCATTCTATCGCGGCGGTTGGTGTCCCTACTGCAACCTAGAACTCCAGGCATTGCAAAATGCCCTGGCAAGTATTGAAGAGACTGGAGCCACTCTAGTCGCCATTTCGCCCGAAACTCCAGATAATTCCTTAACCACGCAAGAGAAAAATGAGTTAGCGTTTCCCGTCTTAAGTGATGTGGACAATCAGGTCGCTCGACAATTTGGGCTGGTCTTTAAGTTGCCCGCTTCTCTGCTTCCTATTTATCAAAGTTTCGGCATTGATGTGGCGGCTCATAATGGCAATGACCATTTTGAATTACCCATTCCCGCCACCTATGTCATCCAACCCAATGGCGAAATTGTGTATGCCTTTACAGATGTCGATTACACCAAACGGGCAGAACCGAGTGTTATTGTAGATGCTTTGAAAGGGCTGTAA
- a CDS encoding type II toxin-antitoxin system VapC family toxin — MTNQKLGVKIESEAMYFLSELRGWSAQAILWDFIKRKALFLYAIHEAEYQRMEVLMEKYQDLPMDLADASLVAVAESQKIKRIFTLDSDFYVYRLYDKDAFEVIP, encoded by the coding sequence ATGACAAATCAGAAACTAGGAGTTAAGATAGAATCTGAAGCGATGTATTTCTTATCAGAATTACGAGGTTGGTCAGCACAGGCAATCTTATGGGATTTTATCAAGAGAAAAGCTTTGTTTCTTTATGCAATTCATGAAGCAGAATATCAACGCATGGAAGTTTTGATGGAAAAATATCAAGACTTGCCTATGGATTTAGCTGATGCTTCTCTTGTTGCTGTGGCAGAAAGTCAAAAGATTAAGCGAATCTTTACATTAGACAGTGATTTTTATGTTTATCGACTATATGATAAAGATGCTTTTGAAGTCATTCCTTGA
- a CDS encoding type II toxin-antitoxin system VapC family toxin — MSETVYIETSILGYLTARSTKNLIIAANMEITRDWWELRRREFTLYTSEAVLDEVAQGDPAIATQRLEILRDLPVLDLNQAVQGLATEFLARSNLPPKAKIDAIHIAAATVHGLDYLLTWNCKHIANAQIQGKLAEISLDFGYVLPVLCTPNELMGD, encoded by the coding sequence ATGAGTGAAACAGTTTACATTGAAACAAGTATTTTAGGCTATCTCACCGCTAGATCGACCAAAAACTTGATTATCGCTGCCAACATGGAGATTACAAGGGACTGGTGGGAACTGCGTCGGAGAGAGTTCACGCTCTATACCTCAGAAGCCGTTTTAGATGAAGTAGCACAAGGAGATCCGGCGATCGCCACCCAACGACTAGAGATTTTACGCGATCTTCCTGTGTTAGACTTGAATCAGGCGGTACAAGGTTTAGCAACAGAATTTTTAGCCCGAAGTAATTTACCCCCCAAAGCCAAGATAGATGCCATCCACATCGCTGCCGCAACGGTTCACGGCTTGGATTATTTGTTAACCTGGAACTGTAAACATATTGCCAACGCCCAAATTCAAGGAAAACTAGCAGAAATTAGTTTAGATTTTGGCTATGTGCTGCCCGTTCTCTGTACCCCCAATGAACTGATGGGAGATTAG
- a CDS encoding DUF1810 family protein has protein sequence MLECTTTVLGIAGRSAHDMFGSPDDLKLRSCATLFSVVPPPDSVFVQVLDRFYNGERDRKTLELLGCNQ, from the coding sequence CTGCTCGAATGTACAACAACCGTTTTAGGGATAGCTGGGCGATCGGCACATGACATGTTTGGCTCCCCTGATGACCTGAAATTGCGATCATGTGCCACCTTATTTTCAGTCGTGCCACCCCCTGATTCTGTGTTTGTACAAGTGTTGGATCGGTTTTACAACGGGGAACGAGACAGGAAAACGTTGGAGTTGTTGGGATGCAATCAATAA
- the rpmH gene encoding 50S ribosomal protein L34, whose translation MSKRTLEGTNRKQKRTSGFRARMRSNTGRRVIRTRRKKGRHRLTV comes from the coding sequence ATGAGTAAACGAACCTTAGAAGGAACCAACCGCAAACAAAAGAGAACGTCAGGGTTTCGGGCCCGGATGCGCAGTAATACTGGCCGCCGAGTCATTCGCACCCGTCGTAAAAAAGGCCGTCATCGGTTAACGGTTTAA
- a CDS encoding Re/Si-specific NAD(P)(+) transhydrogenase subunit alpha has translation MKIGVAKEVEYRERRVALIPDAIAKLTKQGLEIWVESGLGEQSCFEDSAYEEAGAQVISDKEKLWKEVDVLLKVGSPVEEELGLLTPGKVLISFLNPLGQPEMIQKLANAQVTALSMELIPRTSRAQSMDALSSQAGVAGYKAVLIAAAALPKFFPMLTTAAGTIRPAKVFVIGAGVAGLQAIATARRLGAVVEAFDIRPAVKEEVQSLGAKFVEVTLNEETVAEGGYAREISEDSKRRSQELVAEHVKTADVVITTAQVPGKKAPRLVTKEMVAQMKPGSVVVDLAAEQGGNCEVSEAGKDVVYEGVTVIGPINLPASMAIHASQMYAKNISTLLNYLVKEGELNLDFDDDIISGTVVTHGGEIRNQRVKDALASEQSPVAN, from the coding sequence ATGAAAATAGGAGTTGCGAAAGAAGTTGAGTATCGAGAACGCCGAGTTGCTCTAATTCCCGATGCGATCGCCAAGTTAACCAAACAGGGGTTAGAGATTTGGGTTGAATCTGGATTAGGCGAGCAGTCCTGCTTTGAGGATTCTGCCTATGAGGAAGCGGGAGCGCAAGTTATTTCTGATAAAGAGAAATTATGGAAAGAAGTAGATGTATTGTTAAAAGTTGGCTCTCCAGTCGAAGAAGAACTCGGTCTACTGACTCCCGGAAAGGTACTGATTAGCTTTTTGAATCCCTTGGGCCAACCAGAAATGATCCAGAAACTGGCCAATGCTCAGGTAACAGCTTTAAGTATGGAACTGATTCCCCGTACCAGTCGTGCCCAAAGTATGGACGCTTTATCCTCCCAAGCGGGGGTAGCGGGTTATAAGGCGGTTTTGATTGCGGCTGCGGCTCTGCCTAAGTTCTTTCCTATGTTAACCACGGCTGCGGGAACCATTCGACCGGCGAAAGTATTTGTCATTGGCGCTGGAGTTGCGGGTCTACAGGCGATCGCCACGGCTAGACGACTGGGAGCTGTCGTAGAAGCCTTTGATATTCGTCCCGCCGTCAAGGAAGAAGTACAAAGCTTGGGCGCTAAATTCGTGGAAGTAACACTCAATGAAGAAACCGTAGCCGAAGGAGGCTATGCACGGGAAATTTCGGAAGACTCCAAACGCCGTTCCCAAGAATTAGTCGCCGAGCATGTGAAAACGGCAGATGTGGTGATTACCACGGCTCAAGTTCCGGGTAAAAAAGCACCCCGGTTAGTGACGAAAGAAATGGTGGCACAAATGAAACCGGGTTCAGTGGTGGTTGATTTGGCCGCTGAACAAGGAGGTAACTGTGAAGTTAGCGAAGCAGGTAAAGATGTTGTCTATGAAGGAGTAACCGTCATTGGCCCCATTAATCTTCCGGCATCTATGGCCATTCATGCCTCACAAATGTATGCCAAAAATATCTCCACTCTGCTGAATTATCTGGTGAAAGAAGGCGAATTAAATCTCGACTTTGACGATGATATTATCAGCGGCACTGTAGTCACCCACGGCGGAGAAATCCGCAATCAGCGAGTTAAAGATGCCTTGGCTAGCGAACAATCTCCTGTTGCCAATTAA
- a CDS encoding NAD(P)(+) transhydrogenase (Re/Si-specific) subunit beta yields MTALMDYLPTGIQLVYLVSASLFIIGLKQLGSPATARNGNLLGSVAMFLAVVVTLLDQQVLNYELILVGIIIGSLIGAIAAKQVAMTAMPQMVGLFNGLGGAASALVAIGEFWRRLNQQQPIPIDANLSIILSVFIGGVTLTGSLIAFGKLQGLLTGAPIKFPLQQPINILLLIAFLGTTGYLLYDSINAPVFLVMTGISLLLGILFVIPIGGGDMPVVISLLNSLSGLAASAAGFVVMNNVLIISGALVGASGLILTQIMCKAMNRTLTNVLFGGFGTAEGTSSSGSSGGAVQQTVHSIDSEEGAMMLGYSKSVVVVPGYGMAVAQAQHVVRELADLLEKQGVEVKYAIHPVAGRMPGHMNVLLAEANVPYNQLYDMDDINPQFDQTDVALVIGANDVVNPAARSNQDSPIYGMPILEVDRAKHTIVIKRSLNTGFAGVDNELFYKDKTMMLFGSAKDMVNQLVSSVKEL; encoded by the coding sequence ATGACAGCATTAATGGATTATTTACCCACAGGGATTCAACTGGTTTATCTGGTTTCTGCGTCCTTGTTTATCATTGGTTTGAAACAACTTGGCTCTCCAGCAACGGCTCGCAATGGGAATTTATTAGGATCTGTTGCGATGTTTTTAGCCGTTGTAGTTACCCTGCTCGATCAGCAAGTTCTCAACTATGAACTGATTCTAGTGGGGATTATTATTGGTTCTCTGATTGGGGCGATCGCTGCTAAACAGGTCGCTATGACGGCCATGCCTCAGATGGTAGGCTTATTTAATGGTTTGGGGGGAGCTGCATCTGCTCTAGTGGCGATCGGTGAATTTTGGCGGCGCTTAAACCAGCAGCAACCGATTCCCATTGATGCCAATCTCTCCATTATTCTCAGCGTCTTTATCGGTGGCGTTACCCTCACCGGTTCTCTAATTGCCTTCGGAAAACTCCAAGGCTTACTCACCGGAGCGCCGATTAAATTTCCCCTGCAACAACCCATTAATATCCTCCTGCTGATTGCTTTTCTGGGTACAACCGGCTATTTACTCTACGACTCCATCAACGCCCCGGTTTTCCTGGTGATGACCGGAATTTCCTTACTCCTAGGTATCCTATTCGTCATTCCCATTGGCGGTGGCGATATGCCCGTAGTTATCTCCCTCCTCAACTCCCTTTCAGGTTTAGCCGCCAGCGCCGCCGGATTTGTGGTGATGAATAACGTCCTGATTATCTCCGGTGCATTAGTCGGAGCCTCTGGTTTAATCCTCACCCAAATCATGTGTAAAGCCATGAACCGCACCCTCACCAATGTTCTCTTTGGGGGCTTTGGAACCGCTGAAGGAACCAGTAGTAGTGGAAGTTCTGGAGGAGCAGTACAACAAACCGTTCACAGCATCGACTCCGAAGAAGGAGCCATGATGCTCGGCTATTCCAAATCCGTCGTAGTCGTTCCCGGATATGGCATGGCAGTTGCCCAAGCCCAGCATGTCGTCCGGGAGTTAGCTGATTTACTCGAAAAACAAGGAGTTGAAGTCAAATATGCCATTCATCCCGTAGCTGGACGGATGCCAGGACACATGAACGTCCTGTTAGCAGAAGCCAATGTTCCCTACAACCAACTCTATGACATGGATGACATCAATCCCCAATTTGACCAAACCGATGTGGCGCTAGTTATTGGAGCGAATGATGTTGTTAATCCTGCCGCTCGCAGTAATCAGGATAGCCCCATTTATGGGATGCCCATTCTAGAAGTAGACCGCGCCAAGCATACCATTGTCATTAAGCGCAGTTTGAATACTGGGTTTGCCGGTGTAGATAATGAGTTGTTTTACAAGGATAAAACAATGATGCTCTTTGGTAGCGCTAAGGATATGGTCAATCAACTCGTTTCTAGTGTCAAAGAGTTGTAG
- a CDS encoding NAD(P)H-dependent oxidoreductase — MPNIFIINGHEEYAISPGKLNAALVEKAQTLLSAKGYTVKITTMKDDYDIEEEIAKHQWADAIILQTPVNWMGVSWSFKKYMDYVYSSGLDSRLCNGDGRTRKDPSKQYGTGGTLTGKKYMLSLTFNAPKEAFNDPNQWLFEGKSVDDLFWPMHLNFKFFDMEPLPTFVCFDVMKNPDIENDFIRFESHLNQYFKGS, encoded by the coding sequence ATGCCAAATATCTTCATCATCAATGGCCACGAAGAATATGCTATCTCCCCCGGCAAACTCAATGCCGCGTTAGTTGAAAAAGCCCAAACTCTTCTGAGTGCCAAAGGATATACCGTCAAAATCACTACGATGAAAGATGATTACGACATTGAAGAAGAAATCGCAAAACACCAGTGGGCTGATGCAATTATTCTTCAAACTCCCGTCAACTGGATGGGGGTATCATGGAGCTTCAAAAAATACATGGATTATGTGTATTCTTCTGGTCTGGATAGTCGGCTCTGTAACGGTGATGGCAGAACTCGCAAAGACCCCAGCAAGCAATATGGTACGGGTGGAACGCTGACTGGTAAAAAATACATGCTTTCCCTGACGTTTAACGCACCAAAAGAAGCCTTTAACGATCCCAATCAGTGGTTATTTGAAGGCAAAAGTGTAGATGATTTATTCTGGCCGATGCATCTCAACTTTAAGTTTTTTGACATGGAGCCTTTACCAACGTTTGTCTGTTTTGATGTGATGAAAAACCCAGATATTGAAAATGACTTTATCCGATTTGAATCGCATCTCAATCAGTACTTCAAAGGCTCTTAG
- a CDS encoding glutathione S-transferase family protein produces the protein MASPDIHLYTASTMNGWKPVIFLEEAEVEYELTYIDFGKKEQKSEWYMKLNPNGRIPTIIDRGNDDFVVFESGAILWYLAQKYQKFLPLDEKARSQALQWLMFQMSGIGPMMGQAMYFQRIAAPKGIEDQYAIDRYVAESRRLLEVLDQQLEGKAYLLGDDFTIVDIATYPWVRSYPWAKVSIEGLDNLQAWCDRIDARPATQKAVTIPKPFSAFFGKGDEAASQAENASRFNA, from the coding sequence ATGGCATCCCCCGATATTCATCTGTACACCGCTTCCACGATGAATGGTTGGAAGCCCGTCATCTTTCTCGAAGAGGCGGAGGTTGAGTACGAACTGACCTACATTGACTTTGGGAAAAAAGAGCAAAAATCTGAGTGGTATATGAAGCTCAACCCCAATGGCCGCATTCCGACAATTATTGATCGCGGCAATGATGACTTTGTCGTTTTCGAGTCGGGAGCAATTCTCTGGTATCTCGCACAAAAGTACCAGAAGTTTCTTCCGCTCGACGAAAAAGCCCGGTCTCAAGCCTTGCAATGGCTGATGTTTCAGATGAGTGGCATTGGGCCAATGATGGGGCAAGCCATGTACTTTCAACGCATTGCCGCCCCTAAAGGAATTGAAGACCAATACGCGATCGATCGCTACGTGGCCGAGTCACGGAGATTGCTAGAAGTGCTAGACCAGCAACTCGAAGGCAAAGCCTATTTATTGGGAGACGACTTCACCATTGTTGATATTGCCACGTATCCCTGGGTGCGATCGTACCCTTGGGCAAAAGTTTCCATTGAGGGACTCGATAACCTCCAAGCTTGGTGCGATCGCATCGATGCTCGACCTGCCACTCAAAAGGCCGTCACGATTCCCAAACCCTTCTCAGCATTCTTTGGCAAAGGGGATGAAGCCGCTTCCCAAGCCGAAAATGCCTCACGGTTTAATGCGTAA
- a CDS encoding Uma2 family endonuclease encodes MKLSTALISVVDYLEGEKKSPIRHEYLGGQIFAMSGGSEEHNRITLNIASFLNSHLRGSGCKTFMSDMKVNMPMARDTAELFYYPDVMVTCDPQDTERYYKTRPCLIVEVLSPSTQSLDRREKRLNYQSLPSLQEYFLVSQTQMKVEVYRRDTDGTWSLEILESDDNLELNSVGLTLTMAEIYDEVLTQ; translated from the coding sequence ATGAAACTTTCTACAGCATTAATTTCCGTAGTAGATTATCTTGAAGGTGAAAAAAAGAGTCCCATCCGCCATGAATATCTTGGCGGCCAAATATTCGCCATGTCTGGTGGCAGCGAAGAACATAATCGTATTACTCTCAATATTGCTAGTTTCTTAAACTCTCACTTACGGGGCAGTGGTTGTAAAACATTCATGTCAGATATGAAAGTTAATATGCCCATGGCTCGCGATACTGCGGAGCTTTTTTATTATCCCGATGTCATGGTGACTTGTGACCCTCAAGATACGGAAAGATACTATAAAACTCGTCCTTGTTTAATTGTAGAGGTCCTTTCTCCTTCCACTCAAAGTTTAGATCGACGAGAAAAACGATTGAATTATCAAAGTTTGCCCAGTTTACAGGAATATTTTCTTGTTTCTCAAACCCAAATGAAGGTGGAAGTATATCGACGGGATACGGACGGAACCTGGTCTCTAGAAATCTTAGAGTCCGATGATAATTTAGAGTTAAATTCAGTGGGTTTAACCTTGACAATGGCAGAGATTTATGATGAGGTTTTGACACAGTGA
- a CDS encoding DUF2808 domain-containing protein, which translates to MLKTLKSIKYPLLAAAIATGLVAAVPTLTFANGLPGLTIFGGPGRENTLPFRLDYDGIANQWDRYRLRVPQKKLTEAVQQFTISYSESPANYTGQIDPDKVEVRIKGEAQPLQEVIWDEDNKLVEIYPENPIPAGTPGLELVFSNVKNPGFGIYRFKCLIFTPGEVPLPRYIGTWELSISP; encoded by the coding sequence ATGCTTAAAACATTAAAGTCAATCAAGTATCCTCTGTTGGCTGCGGCGATCGCCACAGGTCTGGTGGCGGCTGTGCCTACCCTAACCTTCGCCAATGGTTTACCGGGACTGACTATCTTTGGGGGTCCTGGACGGGAAAATACTCTACCCTTCCGCCTTGACTATGATGGCATTGCCAATCAATGGGATCGCTATCGGCTTCGAGTGCCTCAAAAGAAACTCACAGAAGCAGTTCAGCAATTTACCATCTCCTACTCTGAAAGTCCCGCCAACTATACGGGCCAAATTGACCCCGATAAAGTAGAAGTGCGTATTAAAGGAGAGGCCCAACCCCTACAAGAGGTGATTTGGGATGAAGACAATAAACTGGTGGAGATTTATCCAGAAAACCCCATCCCCGCAGGTACTCCTGGATTAGAATTAGTCTTTTCCAATGTCAAAAACCCCGGATTTGGGATTTATCGGTTTAAGTGCCTAATTTTTACCCCTGGTGAGGTTCCTCTCCCCCGCTATATCGGAACTTGGGAATTAAGCATCAGTCCATAA
- a CDS encoding PH domain-containing protein, with product MGIKEDVIYDGGPHIGDLIFNIFIGFTIIALPLTIGSIIRAIWSRYRITSRRVSSVGGWMGRNRTDVIYSEISQVVVVPRGFGSWGDMVITLKDGSRLELRSLPQFRELYDYINGKISKNAQTKSGSGSKVNA from the coding sequence ATGGGAATTAAAGAAGATGTCATCTATGATGGCGGCCCCCATATTGGAGATTTAATCTTCAATATTTTTATCGGTTTTACCATTATTGCTCTCCCCTTAACCATTGGTTCGATTATTCGAGCGATTTGGTCTCGATATCGGATTACCAGCCGCCGGGTTTCCAGTGTTGGAGGATGGATGGGACGCAACCGCACGGATGTAATTTACTCGGAAATCTCCCAAGTGGTCGTTGTTCCTAGGGGATTTGGATCGTGGGGAGATATGGTGATTACGCTCAAGGATGGCAGTCGTCTAGAACTGCGATCGCTCCCCCAGTTTCGGGAACTGTATGACTATATCAATGGCAAAATCTCCAAAAATGCCCAAACGAAAAGTGGCTCTGGGAGTAAGGTTAACGCCTAA
- a CDS encoding FAD-dependent oxidoreductase: MTKVPIYDVVIVGAGPVGLATAIGLQKRGLENILVIDKTREFRQVGQGFDLLPNGLKALKLIAPDAYDAVKQSGTLYLASPDQPSSPSPQWVYKNTQGEILRAVPLSFDHWFKTYGEGRVSIGWYTLQTTLRTLLSESQVQANCRCVNIVQESDTGYLRIDYQSNGQESPNIYAHWPESFTENPSTEPTSIQSIRAKLVVAADGINSTVRRLIYPDDRPLYSGYGLIGCTGTETIPDTLAQTIYEKFIGQLPLVSIFNEHSTQGINNNKSRLILAKRPNHQFAYIMHHCFSVEELTQQSKPEIIDRTIHILTQEEFPEELLELLRLSPADSMVARPYYIYPVTADLSFPETADPRLKTACIPEFSWHRDKIVLAGDAAHGMPPFAGQGANQGLEDAWCLSRGISRLFEQGYEENLEKINEVFDEYEKTRYPIMAQVQQATLRGLYQTDQEWQDYNQRIHGRSLS; encoded by the coding sequence ATGACTAAAGTTCCTATCTATGATGTGGTAATTGTGGGCGCTGGCCCAGTAGGGTTAGCTACGGCAATCGGTTTGCAAAAACGAGGTCTAGAAAATATCCTAGTTATTGATAAAACTCGTGAATTTCGTCAAGTTGGTCAGGGATTTGATTTACTACCAAATGGTTTAAAGGCGCTGAAACTGATTGCTCCAGATGCATATGACGCAGTTAAACAATCTGGAACTTTATATTTAGCTTCTCCCGATCAGCCTAGTTCCCCATCTCCTCAATGGGTCTATAAAAATACCCAAGGTGAAATTTTACGGGCTGTTCCTCTGAGTTTTGACCATTGGTTCAAAACCTATGGAGAAGGGCGCGTATCTATCGGTTGGTACACTTTGCAAACAACTTTAAGAACGCTGCTGTCTGAATCCCAAGTTCAAGCCAATTGCCGTTGTGTTAATATCGTACAAGAATCAGATACAGGATATCTGAGAATTGACTATCAATCTAATGGTCAAGAATCCCCAAATATTTATGCTCATTGGCCAGAAAGTTTCACAGAAAATCCCTCTACAGAACCGACTTCTATTCAATCTATTCGCGCTAAATTGGTAGTTGCTGCTGATGGCATTAATTCTACAGTTCGCCGTCTGATCTATCCAGACGATCGCCCTTTGTATTCCGGTTATGGTCTAATTGGATGTACGGGGACTGAAACAATTCCTGATACTTTAGCACAAACTATCTATGAAAAATTTATCGGCCAATTGCCTTTAGTCTCTATATTTAACGAACATTCAACACAGGGAATCAATAACAACAAGTCGCGTTTAATTTTGGCGAAAAGACCGAATCATCAATTTGCTTACATCATGCATCATTGTTTTTCTGTAGAAGAATTAACTCAACAAAGCAAGCCCGAAATTATCGATCGTACCATTCATATTCTGACCCAGGAAGAATTTCCAGAAGAATTGCTTGAGTTATTACGCTTATCTCCGGCAGACTCTATGGTAGCTCGTCCCTATTATATCTATCCGGTTACTGCTGATTTATCGTTTCCAGAAACGGCCGATCCTCGATTAAAAACAGCTTGCATCCCTGAGTTTTCATGGCATCGAGACAAAATAGTTTTAGCTGGAGATGCAGCTCACGGAATGCCGCCTTTTGCTGGACAAGGCGCTAATCAAGGTTTGGAAGATGCTTGGTGTTTGTCTAGGGGAATTTCTCGGTTATTTGAGCAAGGTTATGAAGAGAATTTAGAGAAAATTAATGAAGTGTTTGATGAGTATGAAAAAACTCGCTATCCAATTATGGCCCAAGTGCAACAAGCCACGTTGAGGGGATTATATCAAACTGACCAAGAATGGCAGGATTATAATCAAAGGATACATGGCAGGTCTTTAAGTTGA